The following are from one region of the Ignavibacteriota bacterium genome:
- a CDS encoding DUF1684 domain-containing protein, translated as MISISFLILILVTTACNENRLYDPEIKKYVDELIKERKEKDYSLQFDPGSPFNRDTTISFQPLKYYEPNPEFIFKCKLIQFDVQDTVQILGTRGETRPAILLGYLELKKDGKVHRINVYKSFSRTGEPYYSIWFTDKTTGKETYGVGRYLDFELNENPDFIYTIDFNKAYNPYCAYSAMFTCPIPRKEDYIDMSIEAGEKNFH; from the coding sequence ATGATTTCAATCTCATTTTTAATTCTGATACTTGTAACAACCGCTTGTAATGAAAACCGGTTGTACGATCCTGAAATAAAAAAATATGTTGATGAACTGATCAAAGAAAGAAAAGAAAAAGATTACAGTTTACAGTTTGATCCTGGCTCGCCTTTTAACAGAGATACAACAATATCCTTCCAGCCTTTGAAATATTATGAACCAAATCCTGAATTCATTTTCAAATGTAAGTTAATTCAATTTGATGTGCAGGACACTGTTCAAATTTTAGGAACGCGCGGTGAAACCAGACCTGCAATCTTACTTGGGTATCTTGAGTTAAAAAAGGATGGCAAAGTTCATAGAATTAATGTATATAAAAGTTTCAGTCGGACCGGTGAACCATATTACAGTATCTGGTTCACTGACAAAACAACCGGGAAAGAAACTTACGGTGTTGGCAGATATCTGGATTTTGAGTTGAATGAAAATCCTGACTTCATTTATACAATCGACTTCAACAAAGCTTACAATCCTTATTGTGCGTATTCAGCAATGTTCACCTGTCCGATCCCGCGAAAAGAAGATTACATCGATATGTCAATAGAAGCCGGTGAGAAAAATTTTCATTAA